Proteins encoded in a region of the Rutidosis leptorrhynchoides isolate AG116_Rl617_1_P2 chromosome 9, CSIRO_AGI_Rlap_v1, whole genome shotgun sequence genome:
- the LOC139868325 gene encoding uncharacterized protein: MLSNDLANGSLQGFKVNNFERVNHSQFADDTILFAHPSCQELNRINEVLLLFSQVSSLTIDLSKRKLYGIHVSRADLRSFAEVIGCDVGSFPLEYLGIPIDFACGRVAMWDPIIQNFKRKLAGWKGRCLSFGGRLFMVKAVLLCLPLLFAALYKAPSKVIIQLEGFRRNFLWGGDCLKTKTCLVKWHSVCTPVETGGLGIVPVRSKIFALLI, encoded by the coding sequence ATGCTTTCCAACGATTTGGCAAACGGCTCTCTTCAAGGGTTTAAAGTTAATAACTTTGAAAGAGTGAATCATTCTCAATTTGCGGACGATACTATCCTTTTTGCTCACCCGTCTTGTCAAGAATTAAATCGAATTAATGAAGTGCTTCTTTTGTTCTCTCAAGTATCTAGTCTAACAATTGATCTTTCAAAGAGAAAGTTATATGGTATACATGTTTCAAGGGCTGACTTGAGGTCTTTCGCCGAGGTTATTGGATGTGATGTGGGTTCTTTCCCGTTAGAATATTTGGGGATTCCTATCGATTTTGCTTGTGGTCGTGTTGCTATGTGGGATCCTATTATTCAAAATTTTAAACGAAAACTTGCCGGATGGAAAGGTAGATGCTTGTCTTTCGGTGGACGTCTTTTTATGGTCAAAGCGGTCCTTTTATGTCTACCACTTCTTTTTGCGGCATTGTACAAGGCTCCCTCAAAAGTTATTATTCAATTAGAAGGGTTTCGTAGAAATTTCTTATGGGGTGGTGATTGTTTAAAAACAAAGACGTGCCTCGTTAAATGGCATTCGGTTTGTACTCCGGTTGAAACGGGTGGATTAGGCATCGTTCCTGTTCGTTCCAAAATTTTTGCCTTACTCATTTAA
- the LOC139868326 gene encoding uncharacterized protein — MSPIWRSLINLHEDDSLSNVIGANCWRCKLGDDSQISFWNDFWAGNFSLRERYPNLFRWCLAQDQKVCFFRFPVSIQVPQSSWNLHLISPLTELDFLNAEELLFDLQDFYLKSSPNVVVWSPSYNGEYSVADAVRLLTVSGQACNIEWKKLIWNNRVSSKISIFHWLACKRSIPVRDILIRRHILPLNHPPMCTWCETEVETVDHLLLHYPWTFKVWSELFQWWNIRWVIPSSILEFSANWYNGMGIGDKKFWRLIGPATIWAIWLARNDFVFNGNYTCWASIVRKIKLKVFVWATTFKLCFGHQSFVWNSNPRLLCFSM; from the coding sequence ATGTCTCCTATTTGGAGAAGTCTTATTAATTTGCACGAAGACGATTCTTTGTCTAACGTTATTGGTGCAAATTGTTGGAGATGTAAACTGGGGGATGATTCTCAAATTTCTTTTTGGAATGATTTTTGGGCAGGTAATTTTTCGCTTCGAGAACGTTATCCGAATTTGTTTCGTTGGTGCTTAGCACAAGATCAAAAAGTATGCTTCTTTCGGTTTCCTGTCTCGATCCAAGTCCCTCAATCAAGCTGGAACCTTCACTTAATCAGTCCATTAACAGAATTGGACTTCTTAAATGCCGAAGAACTTTTGTTCGATTTGCAAGACTTCTATTTGAAGTCATCACCTAATGTTGTTGTTTGGTCCCCGTCTTATAACGGGGAGTATAGTGTTGCGGACGCGGTGCGGTTACTAACAGTTTCGGGGCAAGCGTGTAACATTGAATGGAAGAAATTAATTTGGAATAATCGCGTCTCGTCAAAAATTTCCATCTTCCATTGGCTAGCTTGTAAACGTAGTATTCCGGTTAGAGACATTCTTATCCGAAGGCATATTTTACCCCTGAATCACCCACCTATGTGTACTTGGTGTGAAACCGAGGTCGAAACGGTTGATCATTTATTACTTCATTACCCGTGGACGTTCAAAGTTTGGTCCGAGCTTTTTCAATGGTGGAATATTAGATGGGTCATACCGAGCTCTATTTTGGAGTTCTCGGCCAATTGGTACAATGGTATGGGAATTGGTGATAAGAAATTTTGGAGACTTATTGGCCCGGCCACTATTTGGGCCATTTGGTTAGCTCGTAACGACTTCGTGTTCAATGGCAACTATACATGTTGGGCTTCCATTGTCCGAAAAATCAAACTTAAGGTGTTCGTTTGGGCTACCACATTCAAGTTATGCTTCGGTCACCAATCGTTTGTTTGGAATTCAAATCCCAGGCTTTTATGCTTCTCAATGTAA